The region CTGGGTCAGgaacaaggaaaggaaaagagtggagaaaaataagtcattggaatgagcccaatgtgtgtgagtcagtctgGGTAATGCAGAGGAGGTTGAGTCTACGCTCCCTGCAGCATCTGAATTTACTGTCTGATGGGCACGACCTTAGCCTGCACTTAAATATGACATTCTGATCCAAATGCAGAGAGAACGATAGCCTGACGTCTCGGCGACAGAGCCTGGCTCTCGTGCTCCGCagcaaatgtaatgttttgtggCAAAGACGCCGTTAAGATGACTGACGTGCCTGAGTCCTGTTTGCGCCTGGCACCTCAGACCAGCTGCGGCCGTTCCTGGACGACTCGGCCGGCGGGTTTGTGGAGCGGCTGTTCGAGGCGCTGGAGGAGAGCCGCAGCTCCCGAGGAAGCAAGTCTGGAGGGGAGAGGCAGCGCAAGCGGGACCTGAAGGTAGGGCCTGTGTGCAATGCTATTTAGCGTGCCTGACGGTGCTCACTGTCCGTGATATTACTTTACGGACATGATATTATCTACTGTGCGTAGTGCTATTTACTGTAGACATACAAACTGCCTTATGAAAGACTAACAAGCTCACACAAGTTTTATAGGGCAGACTCTGACTCGGTTATGGTTGAACGTTGCTCAGTGTGCATTGTGAAGAGTCAGTCCATGCCTACTGTCTTAAATGTCTGATTTTTGGACTTTGCTCCCACAAGGTTATCTATTCTTCCAAGTAAATTACCTGAACAAATCAATGCTGTTGATTGGCCAGACTATCCTCACTCCTGACTCCCAGGgaaaaggagggtggaaaacctgcAGATATCAGCCCTGGAGAGCCTTGTTTTGAGGAACAGGGATTTTGAGGGCCACTCAAACTAGTTATGCTTGAATATGGCATCTTTGCTCTGTTGTCATTCATTGTTGCTCAGTTTAAAAATGAACCCCCTTCTGCGTAATCATCCCGGTCAGGATGTGTttggggaggagaaggaggccgGTCGAGAGCCCCCTGCTGGTGCGGGGGGGGAGGCGAAGAGGAAACGGGTGCCCCGCTTTGAGGAAGTCGAGGAGCCCGAAGTTCTGCCAGGACCCCCGGCCGAGAGCCCAGGCATGCTCACCAAGATGCAGGTAACGCCTCCCACCCGTCCATTTCTGTACACCCGTCCATGTTCTGTCCACCCGTCCATGCTCTGTACACCAGCCCATGCTCTGTACACCAGCCCTTACCTTACCCTGTGCATCACCCCGACCATGTTCTGTACACCAGCCAATGTGCTGTTATCTCACCCTGTGCACCACCCCCACCATGTTCTGTACACCAGCCCATGTTCTGTACACCATGTTCTGTACACCAGCCCATGTTCTGTACACCAGCCCTTTTTCTCTTACCTCACCCTGTGCACCACCCCCACCATGTTCTGTACACCAGCCCATGTTCTGTACACCAGCCCTTACCTTACCCTGTGCACCACCCCGGCAGTCCCATACACAGCCTCCGTCATTAAAGAATGGGACTCAGAGGTACACTGGGTACGTATGTAGTCTGGGGTGATGTTGCGTATCCATCCTCCCCAGGGATATAATTATACAGAGCACTGTGAAAGGCTATCTAGGGCTGTAATGGGGACGGTGGatgttttccctttttaaagcatttcagtCGTTTGAAAGTGTATTCTAACGTGTGTAACATGATACTGATATGAAGGGGATGCCAGATGGCCCTTCTGGTACAAGGAAGTGGCTCTTATGGAAGCAGTAAACTGACTGATGTGGAAAATACTGATGAGCAAATGTGTCTTGAAGGAAGTCTTTCCTACATATTTTGGCATTCATGAATActgataaatatttcattttattttttgttgtcatttgtAGACCTTAATGCTCTGGGATACACTGTTCCTCACACTGAATATTATTACGGCTGAGCAGTATGGTTTATCTGCATATATCCAGCCGTGGTAATGGAACGCTCATGTAGAAATCACATGCAGTCACCTGAGGACAGGAGTCTTGACTCTCCCCCCCAAACGGGAcgcagtgtagtggttaaaaAGCTGGCCTTATGAGGTTATGGTTGTAGCTTTCATTCTGAGCTGGTCAGTGGCTTTATACCATTCAGCAAGGTGCTTTCTGGGAACTAAGTGAATTTCATTCATATACCTGTCTTTTCAAATGGATATCTTTTAAGAGCTTATGTTTTAGCTGTGTGACGTAAACCTTTAGAGTGTCTCTACTGTGCAGACTTTAGCGCCGTGTTTCTGTCCTCAGATTAAACAGATGATGGAGGCTGCGGCCAAACAGATCGAGGAGAGGAAGAAGCAGCTGAGCTTTGTGGCTCCCGTGCCTCAGGTGAGATGaacactcctctctcttcccctgggCATTGTACATTCCTCTGGGATCATCCAATCTGGCCTTTAATGCAAATCCAGCCccgcttttcttttctccctggtaattaactgaacaattattgCTACTGATTAGCCAGACTGTTTTCACACCTGTCTCCTgggtaaagggaggatgggaGGAAAAACCAATAGTTCTCTGCCCtcaaggactgtgatttgatgatccctggtctgCTGTGCTAATGGCTCTCTTTCTTTACCGATTTCTGGccagagtgtgtgcgagtgagatgTGATTGTAAGAGACATGACTTGTTTATCTGTGTTTTAAAGGCTTCCATGTCTGCTGCCCTCTGTTACCTGTCAACCCTAATTGAATCAGCCTCATTATCAGATTGAAGAGGTTTTGTGTTTTGACACCATTGGCTTTGATTAATTCTCTCCGCTGGCCTttccctgcttctctctctcagcagagTATGCTGCCCCAGTCTGAGTCTCCCGCCTCTCGCCTCCTCTCCCAAGTCCAGCTGCCCCTCTCTGCAGCTGCCCCGCCCCTGGGCTCCTCCCACTCCATCGCCCCCAACCAGGCCGCCTCCTTCATGAACGACGCCATCGAGAAGGCCCGCAAGGCCGCCGAGCTGCAGGTCCGCATCCAATCAGAGCTGGCCCTGAAGCCGGGCATCCTGGGAGCGCTGGCCACAGGGTCCAGTAACCTGGTCGCCCTGGCCAACCTGCACGCCATGGGCGTCGCTCCCCCGTGAGTCACCATCACTTTCTCTTCTTCAGGAGCGATCATTTATGAACTGTTTATCAGTAGCTCCCAGTCTGCTCAGAGTAGTAAGTGTTATGACTGAGTCCGTGTTctccttacccccccccccccccctcaggaaagcggaggtccgggaggtgTCCAAGCCGACCCCCCTGATCCTGGACGAACTGGGGCGCACCGTGGACGCCAGCGGCAAAGAGGTGGAGCTCACGCACCGCATGCCCACTCTGAAAGGTAGCTCTCCGTCACGCGGCAGCGACGAGGAATGTTTACGTGGTCCGCTTTCCCCGCCCGCGTCACGACTCCCTGTCCCATTTGGCTCCTCCCTCCAGCCAACATCCGGGCGGTGAAGCGGGAGCAGTTCCGGCAGCAGCTGAAGGAGCGGCCGGGGGAGGACCTGGAGTCCACCTCCTACTTCGACCAGCGCGTGTCCATAACGCCCGCCCAGCGCCCCCGCAAGGGCTTCAAGTTCCACGAGCAGGGCCGCTTCGAGAAGATCGCCCAGCGCATCCGCACCAAGGTCCGCTTTGGCAATGTCACTTCGTTCTAGTCAATACACTGGATACCACCTGTTTCATACACCGTTAGTGCACCAGGGCATTTGTCCTTGATGCTACACTGATGCTTCTAacctaccccccctccccccccccaggctcagCTGGAGAAGCTGCAGATGGAGATCGCCCAGGCAGCGAAGAAGACCGGTATCCAGGCCTCCACAAAGTTGGCCCTAATCGCCCCAAAGAAGGAAATGGGCGAGGGAGAGGTGCCTTCCATCGAGTGGTGGGACTCGTACATCCTGCCCTCCAACATTGATCTGTAAGAGAGGCCTGCTGCACTCTTCCTGTTAGCGAGAGCAATGTACTTTATTGAACctcgtggggtaatttgtccttcACAAttaacccatcctagttacttaacAGCAGTGGGCAGCCGCAGTGCTGCACGcacagggaccaactccagtgcCTTcgtcaagggcaacagcaggagtGCACCTAAACTGACGCGCATatctttgagtgtgggaggaaactgaagTGCTTGGTTTTGTGACCACTCAAAGCTACTTACTCAGAATGTGTTTGAGGATGTGATGTGACTAAtatatctgtttctctctcagaacTCCTACAACAGCCTTTGACCAGTATGAGTTACATGGGGTTACAAACCTGGTGGAGCACCCTGCCCAGATGAGCCCTCCAGGTAACTGTCTGCTGAGTATCCAACAGGTCATGATCAGTCAGTTTGGGATGTCAGCAACCACCTGTGTTTACATGTAGGATATAATTTGGTGCTAGTGACCTTGGTGTTTCGCAGAATATGAAGCAATCCTCGTACTGAAATGCAAATGGTAAATAATGACTACCAAAAACATCATCTCTAACTGCCAAAAATGGTAAACAAGACTGTGGACACTGAAGTCACCTTTTCCATGTTGATAATGGTTTGGATTGTgctcaaatgtttattttatcaatACACACAAATAAGCTGGCAGCAGGGCTGTCTAGAATTGAGCAGAATTGAATACAAGTGTGCCAAATCACGTCGCAGTTCGGTCTCCTGCCTATTCGGACCTCACCTTCTGCGgatggtgattggctgatatGAGGGCCTGCTGTGCGAGTCAGTCACGTGACCTGCCTGTTGTGCCTCCCAGTGGACACAGACAGGCCGGTGACATTGGGGGTGTACCTCACCAAGAAGGAGCAGAAGAAGCTGAGAAGACAGACACGCAGGGAGAGgctgaaggagctgcaggagaaaGTGCGTCTGGGGCTCATGCCTCCCCCTGAGCCCAAAGGTAGGCCCCGCGCCGCCCTCCACAAACGTCACGTGTACAACCACTGCCTCTAAGCCTGCACTGTGCAGTTGACTCCCATTTGCCTGCACATTAAAGCAGCCCCAAAGCACTGAAATTAACTCGCCCTATGCTGATAATCTAGGTTGTgcctttaattaaatatttgagtGAGTAGCACAGGCAACTGTAGGACGTACAGATGAATGGAACAATATTGGGGGAAAaagccatttttgttttgacTCTGCATGTCTAGCGCGTTGGATTATTTCACATCCAGTGTGCTGGCAtggagtgaaaacaacaaaacgTGTCACTGTCCTAATACCTTTGCATTCATCTGTTTtatcatacatttgcatgtgttATTCAAATACTCTTTGTCAAAGTCTCTGGTACaaacaattaaatgttttgtttatggtTGTGTTAACTTAATTGTATCAGTATCATGAAAATGATTTGCTTATCAGTAGACTTGTTATGTCTTAAGCATTGATGATGCTGGGTTCAGCCTGCCTCAGTAGATTCAGTGTTCCAGTGGGGCTGTTGTAACTGTTGTAACATCTTCCCTCAGTGCGTATCTCCAACCTGATGCGGGTGTTGGGCACGGAGGCGGTGCAGGACCCCACCAAGGTGGAGGCCCACGTCCGAGCACAGATGGCCAAGAGGCAAAAgtgagtacccccccccccctccccatcacaCGTCCGTCCCTCTGCGATTGGCTGCGTCGCGGGTGCTCCGTCCACTCAGACGTGTGACGTGTCGCGCTGCCTCCGTCTCAGGGCCCACGAGGAGGCGAACGCCGCGCGCAAGCTGACCACCGAGCAGCGGAAGGAGAAGAAGGTGAAGAAGCTGAAGGAGGACCTGAGCCAGGGCATCCACGTGGCGGTGTACAGGTGAGACCCGGCCCATGCCACCGTCTCCGCTAAAGGGCCGTCTGTGGGGTGAGGGCCTCGCACAGTGCATGACCTGCGCCTGTCTGCCCGCACCGCCCCCCGCTTTAGGATCCGAAACCTGACCAGCCCGGCCAAGAAGTTCAAGGTGGAGGCGAACGCCGGCCAGCTGTACCTGACGGGGACTGTGGTCCTGCACAGAGATGTCAACATTGTGGTGGTCGAGGGAGGTGAGTGGGGAGCCGGCAGGCGTGTCTACACCCGTATACAATTCATAATCTGCCATTTTCAATCTTGTGCAAGGTTATGGTTCCATCAGAAGAGTGAAAAAGAACTGCACACAGTCTACAGTCTCCCCGTGCTTTAGTTTTTATGAGCAGGTTTTTAGCCCCACCTGAGACTTGGGCTTTGCACACTTTTGATGGTCACTTGCTGTTTTAAACTGACCATACATACAAACCTCTGTTTTGGTCAATGGTATCGAATGTACCACCTGCCCTGTAATACCATTCCGCCTTCAGTAAATTGTGGTTATGGGAGATATCAGGTGGTATCAGGTGAACGGTCAGTGAACTACTATGCTAATGCACCTCCCTTTTGTGTATTTACCGAGAGGTCATAAAGTATGGTAAGGAAAGTGGTTTCTCGTTGTGCAGTTCAGCACAATGTTTTCAGTGGCTGTGGGCACTGCTGTATCGCATCACATAAATGTTCTGAGTAGGGCTAACATGAGAGTGAATTGATATTAACTCTTTATGGGCGCCCTTCAcgtctcccttaacagacggatgcgacaccagtgttgtatttgatcatatgttTGATCGACTGTTTTTTCAAGACGCATGACCACTGAAATGATtatgattcctaggcctttctatgaaTTTTCTATAGAGCGCCTTAATCCATAATGGGTTGGGGGGCAAAAGGGAAATTTGACGCAATGGATCGAACCTTGTGTGCAAACCTGGTTCCACAGTTAATTGGGTGTATTGTATTGAATAATTTGTGTCaatctctcttccactctcccttTCATTTTCAGGTCCCAAATCTCAGAAGAAGTTTAAGAAGTTGATGCTCAGCAGAATCAAGTGGGATGAACAAGGCAACTCCAAAAGAGGCGGTGAGAGAGCTTGTGCCTGCCTGTCCTATTTGAATTGCAATATTAATTTCTGTCTGTTTAGTTCTTTGAGGTGCATTGCAGTAACCATTTGAAGAGTAGGCCTTTCAGAATGTTTTGgttggtgttctagaactaccattgctttcaattaccggTCCtaactgttacatcagcatcttaactgaacattctaattccatatttgtgacctcacaccttaatgGGTTAATGATTGAATGCCCTTTTCCCTCTCCTACAGACCCTGACGGTTCGGACGAGGAAGGCACCAAAAAGAACAAGTGCAGTCTCGTCTGGGAGGTCAGTTTTCAACACCCACTGCAGTCAGCATCGCCATacgcagaggtggaaaatccatgtCCAGAAATTCAAAGTCCCTACTTTTAACAGTAacagttcttcagccaggatgtagaactaattggtgaagttagctggctaacttcatgggtggaaaaaaaaaaaaacacatggcaTAACTTTTACCTTTTGAcctctggactttccacctctcaCCACACCTGATTGCATTTATTGCCTGGGGTCTCCtttcccctctcactccccccacctccttctTTCCCTGTGTCCCAGGGCACGACAAAGGAGCGCAACTTCGGGGAGATGAAATTCAAGCAGTGTCCCACAGGGAACATGGCCAGGGAGCACTTCAAAAAGCACGGCACGGAGCACTACTGGGACCTGGCCCTCAGCCAGAGCGTGCTGGAGTTCGCTGACGACTGAGGGGCCCCTGGAGGCTGAACCGTAGTCGTTTACAGTGGCGTTTTGActgaccagagagagagagagagagcacgagcgagagagagtgaatgagtgagtgtgtgtgtgtgcgtgcatgcttgtgtgcgaAGCCTACACTGTTATGGGCTGTGTGGTTCAGGGTGTGTATGACTGATATGTTTGAATGCGCTGGAATCCAGTGTTCTGTTCagggaagatgagagggaggctGTAGGTAGACCCGCTGAGATGCGTGTGAAATGGGCGTTTCCCCAATATGTGAACTTGTCTTATGATGAGTTTCTATGATGCTAAATGAGCATATCCTGCGTGCATCGCTGGCAGTGCGGgggtctgtttctgtctgtgtgctgcctgA is a window of Conger conger chromosome 1, fConCon1.1, whole genome shotgun sequence DNA encoding:
- the LOC133131571 gene encoding U4/U6 small nuclear ribonucleoprotein Prp3-like isoform X2; translation: MSLPRREVEELRPWVERTVNKVLGFPEPTVVKAALHCVGKGLDKRKTTDQLRPFLDDSAGGFVERLFEALEESRSSRGSKSGGERQRKRDLKDVFGEEKEAGREPPAGAGGEAKRKRVPRFEEVEEPEVLPGPPAESPGMLTKMQIKQMMEAAAKQIEERKKQLSFVAPVPQSMLPQSESPASRLLSQVQLPLSAAAPPLGSSHSIAPNQAASFMNDAIEKARKAAELQVRIQSELALKPGILGALATGSSNLVALANLHAMGVAPPKAEVREVSKPTPLILDELGRTVDASGKEVELTHRMPTLKANIRAVKREQFRQQLKERPGEDLESTSYFDQRVSITPAQRPRKGFKFHEQGRFEKIAQRIRTKAQLEKLQMEIAQAAKKTGIQASTKLALIAPKKEMGEGEVPSIEWWDSYILPSNIDLTPTTAFDQYELHGVTNLVEHPAQMSPPVDTDRPVTLGVYLTKKEQKKLRRQTRRERLKELQEKVRLGLMPPPEPKVRISNLMRVLGTEAVQDPTKVEAHVRAQMAKRQKAHEEANAARKLTTEQRKEKKVKKLKEDLSQGIHVAVYRIRNLTSPAKKFKVEANAGQLYLTGTVVLHRDVNIVVVEGGPKSQKKFKKLMLSRIKWDEQGNSKRGDPDGSDEEGTKKNKCSLVWEGTTKERNFGEMKFKQCPTGNMAREHFKKHGTEHYWDLALSQSVLEFADD
- the LOC133131571 gene encoding U4/U6 small nuclear ribonucleoprotein Prp3-like isoform X1, which produces MSLPRREVEELRPWVERTVNKVLGFPEPTVVKAALHCVGKGLDKRKTTDQLRPFLDDSAGGFVERLFEALEESRSSRGSKSGGERQRKRDLKDVFGEEKEAGREPPAGAGGEAKRKRVPRFEEVEEPEVLPGPPAESPGMLTKMQIKQMMEAAAKQIEERKKQLSFVAPVPQQSMLPQSESPASRLLSQVQLPLSAAAPPLGSSHSIAPNQAASFMNDAIEKARKAAELQVRIQSELALKPGILGALATGSSNLVALANLHAMGVAPPKAEVREVSKPTPLILDELGRTVDASGKEVELTHRMPTLKANIRAVKREQFRQQLKERPGEDLESTSYFDQRVSITPAQRPRKGFKFHEQGRFEKIAQRIRTKAQLEKLQMEIAQAAKKTGIQASTKLALIAPKKEMGEGEVPSIEWWDSYILPSNIDLTPTTAFDQYELHGVTNLVEHPAQMSPPVDTDRPVTLGVYLTKKEQKKLRRQTRRERLKELQEKVRLGLMPPPEPKVRISNLMRVLGTEAVQDPTKVEAHVRAQMAKRQKAHEEANAARKLTTEQRKEKKVKKLKEDLSQGIHVAVYRIRNLTSPAKKFKVEANAGQLYLTGTVVLHRDVNIVVVEGGPKSQKKFKKLMLSRIKWDEQGNSKRGDPDGSDEEGTKKNKCSLVWEGTTKERNFGEMKFKQCPTGNMAREHFKKHGTEHYWDLALSQSVLEFADD